In Patagioenas fasciata isolate bPatFas1 chromosome 11, bPatFas1.hap1, whole genome shotgun sequence, the following proteins share a genomic window:
- the LOC136106417 gene encoding olfactory receptor 14J1-like — MSNSSSITQFLLLPFTETRELQLLHFWLFLGIYLAALLGNGLIITTIVCDQHLHTPMYFFLLNLSLLDLGTISAIVPKSMANSLWDTRVISYRGCAAQLFLFFFFISAEYSLLTVMSYDRYVAICKPLHYGTLLGSRACVHMAAAAWATGFLNALLHTANTFSLPLCKGNALGQFFCEIPQILKLSCSQSYLREAGLLVVGACLAFSCFVFILFSYVQIFRAVLRIPSEQGQHKAFSTCLPHLAVVSIYVSTGIFTHLKPPSISSLSLDLVLSVLYSVVPPAVNPLIYSMRNQEVKAALRKLMTDIFLKQ, encoded by the coding sequence atgtccaacagcagctccatcacccagttcctgctcctgcctttcacagagacacgggagctgcagctcttgcacttctggctcttcctgggcatctacctggctgccctcctgggcaacggcctcatcatcaccaccatagtctgtgaccagcacctccacacaccaatgtacttcttcctgctcaacctctccctccttgatcTGGGCACCATCTccgccattgtccctaaatccatggcaaattccctttgggacaccagggtcatttcctacagaggatgtgctgcccaactctttttgtttttctttttcatttcagcagagtattctcttctcacagtcatgtcctacgaccgctacgttgccatctgcaaacccctgcactacgggaccctcctgggcagcagagcttgtgtccacatggcagcagctgcctgggccactgggtttctcaatgctctgctgcacacggccaatacattttcactgcccctgtgcaagggcaatgccctgggccagttcttctgtgaaatcccccagatcctcaagctctcctgctcacagtcctacctcagggaagctgggcttcttgtggtcggtgcctgtttagcattttcgtgttttgttttcattcttttctcctatgtgcagatcttcagggctgtgctgaggatcccctctgagcagggacagcacaaagccttttccacgtgcctccctcacctggccgtggtctcaatttatgtcagcactggcatattcacccacctgaagcccccctctatctcttccctatccctggatctggtgctgtcagttctgtactcggtggtgcctccagcagtgaaccccctcatctacagcatgaggaaccaggaggtcAAGGCTGCCCtgcgcaaactgatgactgatattttcctgaagcaatag
- the LOC139828875 gene encoding olfactory receptor 14A16-like, with amino-acid sequence MSNSSSITQFLLLAFTDTRELQLLHFWLFLGIYLAALLGNGLIITTIAWDQHLHTPMYFFLLNLALLDLGCISTTLPKSMSNSPWDTRAISYMGCASQVFLFSFFISAELYLLTVVSYDRYIAICKPLHYGTLLGSRACVHMAAAAWATGFLNALLHTANTFSLPLCKGNALGQFFCEIPPILKLSCSHSNLREVWLLVFSLLIGFGCFVFIVVSYVQIFRAVLRIPSEQGSHKAFSTCLPHLAVVSLYVNTVMFAYLKPPSFSSPSLDLMMAVLYSVVPPAVNPLIYSMRNQELKDALWKLMTGLFCETTNFPSPSA; translated from the coding sequence atgtccaacagcagctccatcacccagttcctcctcctggcgtttacagacacacgggagctgcagctcttgcacttctggctcttcctgggcatctacctggctgccctcctgggcaacggcctcatcatcaccaccatagcctgggaccagcacctccacacccccatgtacttcttcctgctcaaccttgcccttcttgacctgggctgcatctccaccactctccccaagtccatgtccaattccccctgggacaccagggcaatttcttatatgggatgtgcttcccaagtctttctgttttcctttttcatttcagcagagttgtatcttctcactgtcgtgtcctatgaccgctacattgccatctgcaaacccctgcactatgggaccctcctgggcagcagagcttgtgtccacatggcagcagctgcctgggccactgggtttctcaatgctctgctgcacacggccaatacattttcactaccactgtgcaagggcaatgcccttggccagttcttctgtgaaataccccctatcctcaagctctcctgctcacactccaacctcagagaagtttggcttcttgtgtttagtctgttaattggttttggatgttttgtgttcattgtggtgtcctatgtgcagatcttcagggccgtgctgaggatcccctctgagcagggatcacacaaagccttttccacctgcctccctcacctggccgtagtctccctgtacgtcaacactgtcatgtttgcctacctgaagcccccctccttctcctccccatccctggacctgatgatggctgttctgtactcggtggtgcctccagcagtgaaccccctcatttacagcatgaggaaccaggagctcaaggatgcactgtggaaactgatgactggattattttgtgaaacaacaaatttcccatctccttctgcatag